The proteins below come from a single Mangifera indica cultivar Alphonso chromosome 16, CATAS_Mindica_2.1, whole genome shotgun sequence genomic window:
- the LOC123199000 gene encoding disease resistance protein RPS4B-like, protein MHKPEKEIHSSSRLTFSLYLFFGYASSRWCLKELDEIVKCKNTYDQIIIPVFYDVDPSDVRNQTGDFGKAFSELEKRFMDVAEIEDCFENLRFLKFYGSEHEKKVSESDSSALRHNLICLKRKNCNDGKKLHGFKKLKFDFYEIRYFCFHGYPAKSLLPNFNPKNLVALYMSNSKVKKLWTGNQLQGCKSFDNLPISFNCQSLRKVNLSSCSNLKTISYLLETIAELYLDGTAIEELLPIEHLFRLEKLSLRKCSRLERLPESIRELKSLKCFYLSGCSKLDRLPNDMGNLQTLEVLELEEISFAEVPTFMTSLINLETLSLTRCKMKKRLGIPLVDLFIFQKLIKLKLVDCCIEVLPNNIGQLLSLNYLCLDQNNLETLPESIKDLSNLRGLSLSICQRLKYLPELPSSLQIMIAMNCESLESISSLPAIFLRMESFIGEINFFNCLKLKLEMTDALLTIERSAANYLYHQFYHGKFPEGWVNDNLTSLALCAVASLQDYQQLRIFRVGFHLIVDGEIIFSRNLINSLSFGLEFLKGEDVIESDHVFIRYNYFMKSVGFPTINLNSQGGVAFFVEYETKNGKV, encoded by the exons ATGCATAAACCAGAGAAAGAAATACACAGCAGCTCACGCCTCACTTTCTCTCTATATCTCTTCTTCG gcTACGCTTCCTCCAGATGGTGTCTCAAAGAACTTGACGAGATTGTTAAATGTAAGAACACGTATGATCAGATCATAATACCAGTCTTCTATGACGTAGATCCATCTGATGTCAGGAATCAAACTGGGGATTTTGGAAAAGCATTTTCTGAGCTTGAAAAGCGTTTTATGGATGTTGCAGAGATTGAGGACTGTTTTGAG AACCTAAGATTCTTGAAATTTTATGGGTCTGAACACGAAAAGAAGGTGTCTGAATCTGATTCCTCTGCATTGCGCCATAACTTAATATgcttgaaaagaaaaaactgcAATGATGGAAAGAAGTTGCATGGTTTTAagaaactcaagtttgatttctATGAGATCAGGTACTTTTGCTTTCATGGATATCCTGCCAAATCATTGCTgccaaattttaatccaaagaaCCTTGTTGCACTTTACATGTCTAAtagcaaagttaaaaaactttggACTGGTAACCAG TTGCAAGGATGCAAAAGCTTTGATAATCTTCCAATTAGTTTTAATTGCCAATCTCTTCGAAAAGTTAATCTCTCCAGTTGCTCAAATCTCAAAACAATTTCATATCTCCTTGAGACAATTGCAGAGTTATATCTAGATGGAACTGCAATAGAAGAATTGCTACCGATAGAGCATCTATTCAGACTAGAGAAATTGAGTCTTAGAAAATGTTCAAGGCTTGAAAGGTTACCAGAGAGTATTCGTGAGTTGAAATCTCTTAAATGTTTTTATCTCTCGGGTTGTTCCAAACTTGATAGATTGCCTAATGACATGGGAAATTTACAAACTCTAGAGGTATTGGAACTGGAGGAAATTTCTTTTGCAGAAGTACCAACATTTATGACAAGTTTGATCAACCTGGAGACATTATCTTTGACAAGATGTAAGATGAAGAAGCGATTAGGAATACCACTCGTCgacttatttatcttccaaaaacTAATAAAGCTAAAATTGGTTGATTGTTGCATTGAAGTGTTACCCAACAATATTGGTCAATTACTCTCACTGAATTATTTATGTCTTGACCAAAACAATTTAGAGACGCTACCAGAGAGCATCAAAGACCTCTCTAACCTGCGAGGGCTTTCTTTAAGCATTTGCCAGAGGCTTAAATACTTACCAGAGCTTCCAAGCAGTTTACAGATAATGATTGCAATGAATTGCGAATCTCTTGAATCAATATCAAGTTTACCAGCTATATTCCTACGTATGGAATCTTTTATTGGGGAAATCAACTTCTTCAattgtttgaaattaaaattagagatgacaGATGCTCTCTTGACTATTGAGAGAAGTGCAGCAAACTATCTCTATCATCAATTCTATCACGGTAAA TTTCCAGAAGGTTGGGTCAATGATAACTTAACTAGTCTCGCTTTGTGTGCTGTTGCATCATTACAAGACTATCAACAACTTAGAATTTTTCGTGTTGGATTTCACCTGATTGTTGATGGAGAGATAATTTTCTCTAGAAATTTAATTAACTCATTAAGCTTTGGGCTTGAGTTTCTTAAAGGTGAGGACGTTATTGAATCAGATCATGTATTCATACGTTACAATTACTTTATGAAGTCCGTGGGATTTCCTACAATCAATTTGAATAGCCAGGGTGGTGTTGCGTTCTTTGTTGAATATGAAACTAAGAATGGTAAGGTTTGA
- the LOC123198999 gene encoding disease resistance protein RUN1-like: protein MRSASLHLHFMASSSSSSSSSSITPKIEYEVFLSFRGVDTRQNITSHLYEAFCQKKIKTFIDDSLVRGEEISISLLKAIEHSKISVIIFSKGYASSRWCLRELEEIVKCKNTYDQIVIPVFYEVDPSDVRNQTGDFGKAFAELEKRFMDDSEMLQTWRTALRDAANLSGYDSKNSRNEAALIKDIVSDIWKKLDYNSVIFTKNLVGLESSIKEIENLLCTKSVRKLGIWGIGGIGKTTLASVIFEKISKQFEACYFILNIREESEKNGGLNDLCQRLSSAVLGDKHPNHGFTFTRKSLISKKKVLIVFDDVTNLKQMECLMAIFDDLDSNSQIIITTRDKHVLRNCEVDHIHEMKGLCFDNALQLFALYAFRGNTPTTDYIKLSSSVVAYAKGVPLVLKVLGSFLFKRTKREWESELKNLRTSPHVDIQKVLKISYEGLHDKQKCVFLNIACFFKGYKRDLVEAILNARDLDAYIYINVLIERSLITTSYDTITMHDLLEEMGKEIVRRESIDNPGERSRLWDHEDIFSVLKYNTGTKTIQSVHLDMSKVAELYLNPKAFNHMRNIRFLEFYGFEHRKKVSESDSSALHHNLRFLKKNSSKNGKKVHGFEKLKSDFSELRYFCWHRYSAKSLPPNFNPRNLVALYMPNSKVKKLWTGNQVFVNLKHIDLSHSKRLCRIPDLSLMPNLESLNLEDCTNLLESFSSIHNLHELVILKLQGCKSFDNLPISSNCQSLREVNLSNCSNLKKVPYLPNTIEELYLDGTAIKELLSIGHLFRLEKLGLRTCSRLERLPDSIHELKSLKCLYLSGCSKLDRFLNDLGNLTALEELELEEIAFAEIPECITGLINLKTLSFARCKMQKLTSISLVHLSIFQNMIRLNLVDCCIEVLPNSIGQLLSLKYLHLDQNNLETLPESIKYLSNLRALYLGNCRRLKYLPELPSWLRHIKANNCISLESISSLFALFLRMRGSREEISFINCLKQKLDTTAALLNIERDVAAWYCPIVSAFLSLSLFSYN from the exons ATGCGAAGTGCCTCTCTTCACTTGCACTTTatggcttcctcttcttcttcttcttcgtcttcatccATTACTCCTAAAATAGAGTATGAGGTTTTCCTTAGTTTCCGCGGTGTGGACACCAGACAAAACATTACCAGCCATCTTTATGAAGCCTTTTGtcaaaaaaagattaaaactttcattgatgatagCCTTGTtagaggagaagaaatttctaTATCTCTTTTGAAGGCAATTGAACATTCAAAGATTTCggttatcattttttctaaaggGTATGCTTCCTCAAGATGGTGTCTCAGAGAACTTGAAGAGATAGTCAAATGTAAGAACACGTATGATCAGATCGTAATACCAGTCTTCTATGAAGTAGATCCATCTGATGTGAGGAATCAAACTGGGGATTTTGGGAAAGCATTTGCTGAGCTCGAAAAGCGTTTTATGGATGATTCAGAGATGTTGCAGACATGGAGGACTGCTTTGAGGGATGCAGCCAACTTATCTGGTTATGATTCAAAGAACTCTAG gaatgAGGCAGCGTTAATAAAGGATATTGTTAGTGATATATGGAAGAAATTAGATTACAACTCAGTTATTTTTACCAAGAATCTAGTTGGACTAGAGTCATCAAtcaaagagattgaaaatttattatgtacaAAAAGTGTTCGTAAGCTAGGAATTTGGGGCATCGGGGGCATAGGAAAAACTACTCTTGCTAgtgttatatttgaaaaaatctcTAAACAATTTGAAGCATGTTacttcattttaaatattagagaagaatcaGAGAAAAACGGGGGATTAAATGACTTATGCCAAAGATTGAGTTCTGCAGTTCTAGGGGATAAACATCCCAATCATGGATTCACCTTCACAAGAAAAAGTCTcattagtaaaaaaaaagttCTCATTGTGTTTGATGATGTAACGAATTTAAAACAAATGGAATGTTTAATGGCAATTTTTGATGACTTGGATTCAAATAGTCAAATCATCATAACGACAAGGGATAAACATGTGCTAAGAAATTGTGAAGTGGATCACATTCATGAGATGAAAGGCTTATGTTTTGATAATGCTCTTCAACTTTTTGCCCTATATGCCTTTAGAGGAAACACTCCAACAACAGATTATATCAAGCTATCATCAAGTGTAGTAGCTTATGCTAAAGGTGTTCCACTAGTTCTTAAAGTTCTAGGTTCCTTTCTATTTAAGAGGACGAAGAGAGAATGGGAAAGTGAACTAAAAAACTTGAGAACAAGTCCTCATGTGGATATCCAAAAGGTATTAAAAATAAGCTACGAAGGGTTACATGATAAACAAAAGTGTGTATTTTTGAATATTGCATGTTTCTTTAAAGGGTATAAAAGAGATCTTGTAGAAGCAATCTTGAATGCTCGTGACTTAGAcgcttatatttatataaatgttctCATTGAAAGATCTCTTATAACTACTTCATATGACACTataacaatgcatgatttacttGAAGAAATGGGTAAGGAAATTGTTCGGAGAGAATCAATTGATAATCCTGGTGAACGTAGTCGGTTGTGGGATCATGAGGATATATTTTCAGTATTGAAGTATAATACG GGAACTAAAACAATTCAAAGCGTACACTTGGATATGTCTAAAGTAGCAGAGTTGTATTTAAATCCTAAAGCTTTCAACCACATGAGAAACATAAGATTCTTGGAATTTTATGGGTTCGAACATAGAAAGAAGGTGTCTGAATCTGATTCCTCTGCATTGCACCATAACTTAAgattcttgaaaaaaaatagCTCCAAGAATGGAAAGAAGGTGCATGGTTTTGAGAAACTTAAGTCTGATTTTTCTGAGCTAAGGTACTTTTGCTGGCATAGATATTCTGCAAAATCATTGCcaccaaattttaatccaagGAACCTTGTTGCACTTTACATGCCTAAtagcaaagttaaaaaactttggACTGGTAACCAg gtttttgttaatttgaaacatattgACCTCAGTCACTCTAAGCGTCTATGCAGAATACCAGATCTTTCGCTTATGCCAAATCTTGAGAGCCTGAATCTTGAAGATTGCACAAATTTGCTTGAGAGTTTCTCATCTATCCATAATCTCCATGAACTTGTTATCCTGAAGCTACAAGGATGCAAAAGCTTTGATAATCTTCCAATTAGTTCTAATTGCCAATCTCTTCGAGAAGTTAATCTCTCCAATTGCTCAAATCTCAAAAAAGTTCCATATCTCCCTAATACAATTGAAGAGTTAtatttagatggaactgcaATAAAAGAATTGTTATCAATAGGACATCTATTTAGACTAGAAAAATTGGGCCTTAGAACATGTTCAAGGCTTGAGAGGTTACCGGATAGTATTCATGAGTTGAAATCTCTTAAATGTCTTTATCTCTCAGGTTGTTCTAAACTTGACAGATTTCTGAATGACTTGGGAAATTTAACAGCTTTGGAGGAACTTGAattggaggaaattgctttcGCTGAAATACCAGAGTGTATAACAGGTTTGATCAACCTGAAAACATTATCTTTCGCAAGATGTAAGATGCAGAAGCTAACAAGTATCTCGCTTGTCCATTTATCTATCTTCCAAAATATGATAAGGCTAAACTTGGTTGATTGTTGCATTGAAGTGTTGCCCAACAGTATTGGCCAATTACTCTCACTGAAATATTTACATCTTGACCAAAACAATTTGGAGACGCTGCCAGAGAGCATCAAATACCTCTCTAACCTGCGAGCTCTTTATCTAGGCAATTGCCGGAGGCTTAAATACTTACCGGAGCTTCCAAGTTGGTTACGACATATAAAAGCAAATAATTGCATATCTCTTGAATCAATATCAAGTTTATTCGCTTTATTCCTAAGAATGCGTGGTTCTAGGGAGGAAATCAGCTTCATCAATTGtctcaaacaaaaattagatacGACAGCTGCTCTCTTGAATATTGAGAGAGATGTAGCTGCGTGGTATTGTCCTATAGTAAGTGCGTTTCTCTCACTTTCTctgttttcttataattaa